The DNA sequence GGTCCGCGCCGTCAAGAGCGCCGAGGAGATCGGCTGCATGGAGCGTTCCATGGAGATCATCGAACGCATGATCGACGCCATGACCGAAGGGGCGCGGGAGGGCGTGTCCGAAAAGGAACTCTACGCGGACATGGCCCACGTGATGCTGCGCAACGGCGGCGAGCTGCCGACGCTCTTCTTCCTGGGCTCGGGACCCGGGCAGAACCAGAGCTCCTTCGTCCCCACCAACCGGGTCATCCGGCGCGGCGACCGCATCGTCAACGAGATCGAGGCCAAGTACGCCGGCTACGCCGCGCAGGCGGTGCGTCCGATGCTTCTGGGCGAGCCCGACGCGACGTTCCGGGAGCTGATGGACATTTCCTGCGCGTGCTTCCACGCGATCCTCGGCGCCATGAAGCCGGGGGTCACGTTCGGGACTCTGTTCGACACGTACATGAAGACGGTGGAGGAACACGGCGACGGCAAGTACATGTGGAGCCACCCGATGATGCACGCCCGCGGATTGGGTGACGACGGACCCGCCCTCATGGGCGACGCCGATGTGGAACGGTTCCAGAAGATCCAGCTCGCCGCCGGCATGGTGTTCATCCTGAAACCGCGCATCCGCATGGCCGAGGGCAAGGACCACACGAGCATCGGCGACACCGTGGTGGTGACCGAGGACGGCGCCCGCCGGCTGGGTTCCAGCAAGCTCGATCTGATCACCGTGTCCTAGCGGCCTTTTTCCGCACCGCACGAGTCTCATGGAATTCGGCCTGCTGCTGCACACCCGGGATCTCATCCGGAACGAGGGGGCGGCCTCCTTCGATACGCTCTGGGAACAGGCGGAGCAGGCCGAGGAAGCCGGGTACGACCACATCTGGCTGGGCGACAGCGTCACGATCCTCAACCGCGCGCGGGGCGATGCTCTCACCACCATGGCCGCCCTGGCGTGCAAGACCGAGCGCGTACGGCTCGGTGCCGTGCCCTTCCTGGGGGCGCTGCGCAACCCCGTGCTCCTGGCCCATACCCTGGCCACGGTGGACGTCATCTCCCAGGGGCGCGTGATCCTGGCCGTGAGCGTGGGGCCGACGCGCGACTACATTCAACGCCAGTTCGAGGCGTGCGGCGTGCCCGCGGGCGAGAAGGCGGGCCGGCTGAGTGAGACCATCACGCTCATGCGGCGGCTCTGGACGGAGGAGTCCTTCGCCTACGAGGGCAAGTACTTCCGCTTCGAGGAGATCGGCGTCTTGCCCAAGCCGGTGCAACAACCCGGCATCCCCATCTGGATCGCGGCCGACCGGAACGAGACCGGTTTCAAGCGCGTGGGCCGGCTCGGGGACGGGTGGGTGACCTTGGTCTCGTCCCTGGACGATTTCCGCGAGAACCGCGGCAAGATCGAGCAATACGCGGCCGCCTGCGGCCGGCCCGGCGCCGTGGGCGCATCCGCCCTCTACGCGACGCTGCGCATGGACCGGGACGGCGATGCCGCCCGTACCGACGGCTGGGCGTGGATGGAGGCGTTCTTCCGCCAGCCC is a window from the Deltaproteobacteria bacterium genome containing:
- a CDS encoding Xaa-Pro peptidase family protein — its product is MAETELIPSLSLAERDRRHTLVREKMAAAGLDVLLLPANTSRWEQVMADSRYVTGIGGFATEVFTVFPAEGPLTAYVFNRANWWKRVQDWVEDVRDGRNRWAEDAVSRLRELGFKNGRLGISGLSGLIRTPDGIVAHTTVEALRQAFPGAELVNATSLLQEVRAVKSAEEIGCMERSMEIIERMIDAMTEGAREGVSEKELYADMAHVMLRNGGELPTLFFLGSGPGQNQSSFVPTNRVIRRGDRIVNEIEAKYAGYAAQAVRPMLLGEPDATFRELMDISCACFHAILGAMKPGVTFGTLFDTYMKTVEEHGDGKYMWSHPMMHARGLGDDGPALMGDADVERFQKIQLAAGMVFILKPRIRMAEGKDHTSIGDTVVVTEDGARRLGSSKLDLITVS
- a CDS encoding LLM class flavin-dependent oxidoreductase, with protein sequence MEFGLLLHTRDLIRNEGAASFDTLWEQAEQAEEAGYDHIWLGDSVTILNRARGDALTTMAALACKTERVRLGAVPFLGALRNPVLLAHTLATVDVISQGRVILAVSVGPTRDYIQRQFEACGVPAGEKAGRLSETITLMRRLWTEESFAYEGKYFRFEEIGVLPKPVQQPGIPIWIAADRNETGFKRVGRLGDGWVTLVSSLDDFRENRGKIEQYAAACGRPGAVGASALYATLRMDRDGDAARTDGWAWMEAFFRQPRARLEYHLTIFGTPDECAERLRGYARAGLTALIIRVASDDPAEQTRLIFEELRPRLA